A genomic stretch from Deltaproteobacteria bacterium includes:
- a CDS encoding DUF3592 domain-containing protein: METFGWVMMCLIGLVAGIAGARLHVKVAAVHRWPVARARVLHKGAAAQTAAVPSEPGYRWNVAVKYRYAVNGVEYESDRYAPYVTGRSRADAEKRAAAIPDETDIRYDPNDPSVSYLDPGSTFAAWIAIGAGLVFFPIGALMLIAGL, encoded by the coding sequence ATGGAAACCTTCGGCTGGGTGATGATGTGCCTGATTGGCCTCGTCGCCGGAATCGCGGGCGCGCGCCTGCACGTCAAGGTCGCTGCCGTGCACCGGTGGCCCGTCGCGCGGGCGCGGGTGCTCCACAAGGGCGCAGCCGCGCAGACGGCGGCGGTTCCGTCGGAGCCGGGCTACCGGTGGAACGTGGCCGTCAAGTATCGCTACGCGGTGAACGGCGTGGAGTACGAGAGCGATCGCTATGCGCCTTACGTGACGGGGCGCTCACGCGCCGACGCCGAAAAGCGCGCGGCGGCGATCCCCGATGAAACGGATATTCGCTACGACCCGAACGACCCGTCGGTCAGCTACCTCGACCCCGGCTCCACTTTCGCGGCGTGGATCGCGATCGGCGCGGGTCTGGTTTTCTTCCCCATCGGCGCGCTCATGCTGATCGCCGGATTGTGA
- a CDS encoding thioredoxin family protein: MALTPSNMLPLGTPAPDFHLPDPAGKTHALADFAPAPALLVAFICNHCPYVKHIKTDFARLVREYQAKGVAVVAINANDWTKYPDDSPPAMAKDAADFGYTFPYLVDETQSVARAYDAACTPDFYLFDGDRRLVYRGQIDDSRPGNGLPVTGADLTTAVDAVLTGRAVAAPQKPSIGCNIKWR, from the coding sequence ATGGCCCTCACCCCGTCCAACATGCTGCCCCTCGGCACGCCCGCGCCCGACTTTCACCTGCCCGATCCGGCCGGCAAAACGCACGCCCTCGCCGATTTCGCCCCCGCCCCCGCGCTGCTGGTGGCGTTCATCTGCAACCACTGTCCGTACGTGAAGCACATCAAGACCGATTTCGCCCGGCTCGTGCGCGAGTATCAGGCAAAGGGCGTGGCCGTCGTCGCGATCAACGCCAACGACTGGACGAAGTACCCCGACGACAGCCCGCCAGCGATGGCGAAGGACGCGGCCGATTTCGGATACACCTTTCCTTATCTCGTGGACGAGACGCAGTCTGTCGCCCGCGCCTACGACGCCGCCTGCACGCCGGATTTCTATCTTTTCGACGGCGATCGTCGGCTCGTGTATCGCGGCCAGATCGACGACAGTCGCCCCGGCAACGGCCTGCCGGTCACCGGCGCGGACCTGACGACGGCGGTCGACGCCGTGCTCACGGGCCGGGCCGTCGCCGCGCCGCAGAAACCGAGCATCGGCTGCAACATCAAGTGGCGCTGA
- a CDS encoding 1-acyl-sn-glycerol-3-phosphate acyltransferase: protein MLKLTPRSLVALPVVYAATPVAAAAAIVGEFTTGGDSADRVARVWARAVAASMGMTLTAVGTDRIDPSRSYVVVSNHQSHLDTIALVLSSPVPLRMLAKKSLFYIPVFGQAMRVVGHIPIDRQKGKTDFAALARHCERLRARGRSIMVFPEGTRQNDGTLHEFKSGAFRIATSLGLPVVPVAIRGTGAVLPPHSLAVTPGEVRIEWLDPIPSEGADPDELMAVVHDVIAGSLS from the coding sequence ATGCTCAAATTGACCCCGCGCTCGCTGGTCGCGCTGCCGGTCGTGTACGCGGCGACGCCCGTCGCGGCCGCGGCGGCCATCGTCGGCGAGTTCACGACGGGCGGAGACTCCGCGGACCGCGTCGCACGGGTGTGGGCGCGCGCGGTGGCTGCGTCGATGGGCATGACGCTCACTGCCGTGGGCACGGATCGCATCGACCCGTCGCGCTCGTACGTCGTGGTCAGCAACCACCAGAGCCACCTCGACACCATCGCGCTCGTGCTCAGCTCGCCCGTGCCGCTGCGCATGCTGGCGAAAAAAAGCCTCTTCTACATTCCCGTCTTCGGCCAAGCCATGCGCGTCGTCGGCCACATCCCCATCGATCGGCAAAAGGGCAAGACCGATTTCGCGGCGCTGGCCCGCCACTGCGAGCGACTGCGTGCGCGCGGCCGGTCGATCATGGTCTTCCCCGAGGGCACGCGGCAAAACGACGGCACGCTGCACGAGTTCAAGTCCGGCGCGTTCCGTATCGCCACGTCGCTCGGCCTGCCAGTCGTCCCCGTCGCGATCCGCGGCACGGGCGCCGTCCTGCCGCCGCATTCGCTGGCCGTGACGCCGGGGGAGGTGCGGATCGAATGGCTCGACCCGATTCCCTCCGAAGGCGCGGACCCGGACGAACTCATGGCGGTCGTGCACGACGTGATCGCCGGGAGTTTGAGTTGA
- a CDS encoding glycosyltransferase: MMRADLHCHSRFSNHPSEWFLKRLGSAESYTDPDFVYSSAKARGMRFVTVTDHNRIEASVYLRDRFPGEAFTGVESTVYFPDNRAKVHILLWGFTEEDFAEIERIRTDIFVFRDFVLERGIAHSVAHAAFSVDNRLRPDQLEKLVLMFNVFEGLNGSRTRSNNANLLKALRDLTPERIEDLRRAHGIEPTGDEPWIKGFTGGSDDHAGLFIGQTYTEAEGESVEEFLDSIRRKASCPGGRTDDYKTFAFAVYKIAYDFSESRGGLLSRSLLPQISTYLLDRGRRDAGHTESAAEMLSRTETNLRTLRSISAGFTGEGSWDMTEKLDAAYEMISGVLDDLSRELIGQVAVDLERLDIGSLLRNVASALPAAFLTAPFFSTFRHMQRERRLVQHLLEKFSDGRPSAGRKILWFTDTFADLNGVSATLRTIARVAEERELNIRVATCLNDHERRRVHTGGVVDLPHIFEFPIPHYPNITLKAPSVLGAMKRIEREAPDEIYISTPGPVGLLALALGKLLGVRTVGVFHTDFTMFAEKITLDESLAEVVDTFMRWFYSACDSVSVPTREYQSILERRGIDPARMTLFHRGIEADLFSPTPDGREYLRDRFHVKDGVNLLFAGRVSREKNVDVLADVYHRLSATRSDINLLIAGDGPYLGELKERVRPNGRVIFTGALDRTELPRVYSGSDLFVFPSTADTFGMAVLEAQACGLPALVSNEGGPQEIISHGETGWVVDGAGADEWTHSVAGAIEFMDADRDRYDRMRTRCRERVVQDRDWSRILGALL, from the coding sequence ATGATGCGAGCGGATTTGCATTGCCACTCCCGTTTCTCGAATCACCCCAGCGAATGGTTTCTCAAGCGTCTCGGTTCCGCCGAGTCGTATACGGACCCCGACTTCGTGTATTCGTCCGCGAAGGCGCGCGGAATGCGTTTCGTCACCGTAACCGATCACAACCGGATCGAAGCCTCGGTGTACCTGCGCGACCGATTTCCCGGCGAGGCGTTCACCGGCGTCGAATCCACGGTCTATTTCCCGGACAACCGCGCCAAGGTGCACATCCTTCTTTGGGGATTTACCGAAGAGGATTTTGCGGAGATTGAGCGCATCCGCACGGACATCTTCGTCTTTCGCGATTTCGTACTGGAGCGCGGCATCGCGCATTCCGTCGCCCACGCGGCGTTTTCCGTCGACAATCGGCTGCGTCCCGACCAACTCGAAAAACTCGTCCTGATGTTCAACGTGTTCGAGGGACTCAACGGTTCCCGAACGCGCTCGAACAACGCGAATCTTCTGAAGGCGCTACGGGATTTGACGCCGGAGCGCATCGAGGATCTGCGTCGCGCGCATGGCATCGAGCCCACGGGGGACGAGCCGTGGATCAAGGGATTCACCGGCGGCTCCGACGATCATGCGGGGCTGTTCATCGGCCAGACCTACACCGAGGCGGAAGGGGAAAGTGTCGAGGAGTTCCTGGACTCGATCCGCCGAAAGGCGTCTTGCCCCGGCGGTCGAACCGACGACTACAAAACCTTCGCCTTCGCGGTCTACAAGATCGCCTACGACTTCTCCGAGTCGCGCGGCGGCCTGTTGTCGCGCTCGCTGCTGCCGCAGATTTCGACCTACCTGCTCGACCGCGGCCGGCGCGACGCGGGCCACACCGAGAGCGCGGCGGAAATGCTGTCGCGCACGGAGACGAACCTGCGGACGCTGCGGTCGATCTCCGCGGGCTTCACCGGCGAGGGAAGCTGGGACATGACGGAGAAACTCGATGCCGCCTACGAGATGATCTCGGGCGTGCTCGATGATTTGTCGCGCGAGCTGATCGGTCAGGTGGCCGTCGATCTGGAACGCCTCGACATCGGTTCGCTGCTGCGCAACGTGGCTTCGGCGCTTCCCGCGGCATTTCTCACAGCGCCGTTTTTCTCGACCTTCCGCCACATGCAGCGCGAACGGCGTCTGGTGCAGCATCTGCTCGAAAAATTCAGCGACGGTCGCCCCAGCGCGGGGCGCAAGATCCTGTGGTTCACCGACACCTTCGCCGATCTCAACGGCGTCTCGGCGACACTGCGCACGATCGCCCGGGTCGCCGAGGAGCGCGAGCTCAATATCCGCGTCGCGACTTGCCTGAATGACCACGAACGGCGGCGTGTCCACACGGGCGGCGTGGTGGATCTGCCGCACATCTTCGAGTTCCCGATCCCGCATTACCCGAACATCACCCTCAAGGCGCCTTCGGTGCTCGGGGCGATGAAGCGGATCGAACGCGAAGCCCCGGACGAGATCTACATCTCGACGCCCGGTCCGGTCGGGCTCCTGGCGCTGGCGCTGGGCAAGCTGCTGGGCGTGCGGACAGTCGGCGTGTTCCACACCGATTTCACGATGTTCGCCGAAAAAATCACGCTCGACGAATCGCTGGCCGAGGTCGTGGACACGTTCATGCGGTGGTTCTACAGCGCATGCGACAGCGTGAGCGTGCCGACTCGTGAGTATCAGTCGATTCTGGAACGGCGCGGCATCGATCCGGCGCGCATGACGCTTTTCCATCGCGGGATCGAAGCCGACCTGTTTTCCCCGACGCCCGACGGCCGCGAATATTTGCGCGACCGGTTCCACGTCAAGGACGGCGTCAATCTGCTTTTCGCTGGCCGCGTGTCGCGCGAAAAGAACGTGGACGTCCTCGCCGACGTGTATCACCGGCTTTCGGCGACGCGTTCCGACATCAACCTGCTCATCGCGGGCGACGGGCCGTATCTCGGGGAACTCAAGGAGCGCGTCCGCCCCAACGGTCGTGTAATCTTCACGGGCGCGCTGGACCGGACGGAACTCCCGCGCGTCTATTCCGGATCGGACCTCTTCGTATTTCCCAGCACCGCCGACACTTTCGGCATGGCCGTTCTCGAAGCGCAGGCGTGTGGTCTTCCCGCGCTGGTTTCCAACGAAGGCGGCCCGCAGGAGATCATCTCCCACGGCGAAACCGGCTGGGTCGTCGACGGCGCGGGCGCGGATGAGTGGACGCACAGCGTCGCCGGTGCGATCGAGTTCATGGATGCCGACCGAGACCGTTACGACCGCATGCGAACCCGATGCCGCGAACGCGTCGTCCAGGATCGCGATTGGTCGCGGATCCTCGGGGCGTTGTTGTGA
- a CDS encoding GNAT family N-acetyltransferase produces the protein MQLLHDEPIIEHAVPSDMEAILTLWAKLMRLTSEFNARYMLAPGARSIQRSYLMGFFESPAAAIFVARVRGEVAGFVNLYVTKPAQVFEQESIGVIENIYVTDEHRLAGIGRALVERSVHFFQNSRVDDVYVNVIPANRSSEEFWRHMGFELNKVTMFRRVRPA, from the coding sequence ATGCAACTGCTGCACGACGAACCGATCATTGAGCACGCCGTCCCCTCCGACATGGAGGCGATCCTGACGCTCTGGGCGAAGCTCATGCGTCTCACCTCGGAGTTCAACGCGCGCTACATGCTCGCGCCCGGCGCGCGGTCGATCCAGCGCAGCTACCTGATGGGGTTCTTCGAGTCGCCGGCCGCCGCCATTTTCGTCGCACGGGTGCGCGGCGAGGTGGCCGGTTTCGTCAATCTCTACGTCACCAAACCCGCGCAGGTCTTCGAGCAGGAATCCATCGGCGTCATCGAGAACATCTACGTGACCGACGAGCATCGGCTGGCGGGAATCGGCCGTGCGCTCGTGGAACGCTCGGTGCACTTTTTCCAGAACTCCCGCGTCGACGACGTGTACGTCAACGTCATCCCGGCCAACCGCTCGTCCGAGGAGTTTTGGCGGCACATGGGATTCGAACTCAACAAGGTCACCATGTTCCGCCGCGTGCGCCCCGCCTGA
- a CDS encoding peroxiredoxin: MSELVGKPAPDFALEGVLHGKFDRYSLVKGKWNILLFYPLDFTFVCPTEVIAFSKHYAEFEKLGAVVYGVSVDSKYAHLAWTNSPEKQGGVGDINYPLLADLNKEVAKAYRVESGGVALRGLFIIDDEGVVQSAIINNLSVGRSVAETLRLLKAFQYTKSHGEVCPANWDEGGDTMVPDPDGLKDYASKH, from the coding sequence ATGAGTGAACTCGTCGGCAAACCCGCCCCGGATTTCGCGCTCGAAGGCGTCCTTCACGGCAAATTCGACAGGTATTCGCTGGTGAAGGGCAAGTGGAACATCCTGCTCTTCTACCCCCTGGACTTCACCTTCGTGTGCCCCACCGAGGTGATCGCGTTCTCGAAGCACTACGCGGAGTTCGAAAAGCTGGGTGCGGTCGTCTACGGCGTCTCCGTGGACAGCAAGTACGCGCACCTGGCTTGGACCAACTCGCCCGAGAAGCAGGGCGGCGTGGGCGACATCAACTACCCGCTGCTGGCCGACCTGAACAAAGAGGTGGCCAAGGCCTACCGCGTCGAGTCCGGCGGAGTCGCCCTGCGCGGCCTGTTCATCATCGATGACGAGGGCGTCGTGCAGTCGGCGATCATCAACAACCTGTCGGTGGGTCGCTCCGTCGCCGAGACGCTGCGTCTGCTCAAGGCGTTCCAGTACACCAAGTCGCACGGCGAGGTCTGCCCGGCGAACTGGGACGAGGGCGGCGACACGATGGTGCCGGACCCCGACGGCCTCAAGGACTACGCGTCCAAGCACTGA